A genomic stretch from Edaphobacter aggregans includes:
- the cyoE gene encoding heme o synthase, producing the protein MAHSATTDHVLAQAKATPTLLADYATLFKLRVSTMVIITAGAGFYLGSLRSGISPFHAGLIQALAGIAVVTCGSSALNQALERRTDAHMRRTSNRPMAAGRISLAHGLLLGFAAIFLGSLYLAYTTNLLTGTLTLLTAIGYVGIYTPLKRITPINTFIGAFPGALPPLIGWTAARGVIEWPAVALFAILFVWQFPHFMAIGWLYRDDYAAAGIRLTPTQTDPQDAARSTVIQSLFYAVLMIPVSLWPTWLGTTGNFYAVAATILSAGYLWYTIRFARIVRAPLAPDARTYARDLLKASVIYLPLLMAAMMLDAKGRLLF; encoded by the coding sequence GTGGCTCACTCCGCGACAACCGATCACGTCCTGGCTCAAGCGAAAGCCACGCCCACGCTGCTGGCCGACTACGCAACCCTCTTCAAGCTCCGTGTCTCCACCATGGTCATCATCACTGCGGGAGCAGGCTTTTACCTCGGCTCACTGCGCAGCGGCATCAGCCCGTTCCATGCCGGCTTGATACAGGCTCTCGCCGGGATCGCCGTCGTCACCTGCGGCTCCAGCGCTCTGAATCAAGCCCTCGAGCGCCGCACCGACGCCCACATGCGCCGCACCTCCAACCGTCCCATGGCAGCGGGCCGTATCTCGCTTGCCCACGGCCTTCTGCTCGGATTCGCAGCTATCTTCCTTGGCTCTCTCTACCTCGCCTACACGACGAACCTTCTGACCGGAACCCTGACGCTTCTCACGGCTATCGGCTACGTCGGCATTTACACTCCGCTGAAGCGCATCACCCCTATCAACACCTTCATCGGAGCCTTCCCCGGCGCGCTTCCTCCGCTCATCGGCTGGACCGCCGCCCGCGGCGTGATCGAGTGGCCCGCCGTCGCGCTCTTCGCCATTCTCTTCGTCTGGCAGTTTCCGCACTTCATGGCCATCGGCTGGCTCTACCGCGACGACTACGCCGCCGCCGGCATCCGCCTCACCCCTACCCAGACTGACCCACAGGATGCCGCACGCTCCACTGTCATCCAATCGCTCTTCTACGCCGTCCTGATGATTCCCGTCAGCCTCTGGCCCACATGGCTCGGCACGACCGGCAACTTCTACGCCGTCGCGGCCACGATCCTCAGCGCCGGATACCTCTGGTACACCATTCGCTTCGCCCGGATCGTCCGCGCGCCGCTGGCACCCGACGCCCGCACCTATGCGCGTGACCTGCTCAAAGCCTCCGTCATCTATCTTCCCCTCCTCATGGCCGCCATGATGCTCGACGCGAAAGGACGCCTCCTCTTCTAA
- a CDS encoding DUF420 domain-containing protein yields the protein MPGTTSASSLPNNQLRTPPAIIAAIIAVSAVASAFICWLVYFHAPTDVAGTQLRSLPLVNAILNALATIALLFGYRFILARRIPQHRAAMFAAFFFSSIFLVSYLVNFNLHGETHFNRLSPWWPFYWKLLASHIVLSVLALPLILITFFLSLTGRFPIHKKVARYTFPIWLYVSITGVIIYWMQSAIH from the coding sequence ATGCCCGGTACTACCTCAGCCAGCTCCCTGCCAAACAATCAGCTTCGTACGCCGCCCGCAATCATCGCCGCTATCATCGCGGTCAGCGCAGTTGCCAGCGCTTTCATCTGCTGGCTTGTCTACTTCCACGCTCCAACTGATGTCGCGGGAACCCAACTTCGCTCGCTTCCTCTCGTCAACGCAATTCTTAACGCGCTTGCAACCATCGCGCTGCTCTTCGGCTATCGCTTCATCCTCGCCCGCCGTATCCCTCAGCACCGCGCCGCGATGTTCGCCGCCTTCTTCTTCTCGTCGATCTTCCTCGTCTCTTACCTCGTCAACTTCAATCTCCACGGCGAAACGCACTTCAACCGGCTCAGCCCCTGGTGGCCTTTCTACTGGAAGCTCCTCGCATCGCACATTGTTCTTTCGGTGCTGGCGCTTCCGCTGATCCTCATCACGTTTTTCCTCTCGCTCACTGGCCGCTTTCCTATCCATAAAAAAGTGGCACGCTACACCTTCCCTATCTGGCTCTACGTCTCCATCACCGGAGTCATCATCTACTGGATGCAGTCCGCAATCCACTAA
- a CDS encoding single-stranded DNA-binding protein → MAKGVNKVLLLGNVGKDPEIRSTAGGTIVASFSLATADRQKDQQGNWQDKTEWHNLVAFSRTAEIVRDYVKKGTQLYIEGKIQTRSWDDKESGQKKYKTEILVNELTLLGGAPGGRSEGGSGGYSKSSTASFDQRTPSSQPDYADQGITDDDIPF, encoded by the coding sequence ATGGCAAAAGGCGTCAATAAAGTTCTTCTCCTGGGCAACGTAGGCAAAGACCCCGAAATCCGTTCCACCGCCGGCGGCACCATAGTCGCCAGCTTCTCGCTCGCTACGGCCGATCGTCAGAAAGACCAGCAAGGTAACTGGCAGGACAAGACCGAGTGGCACAATCTCGTAGCCTTCAGCCGCACCGCCGAGATCGTCCGCGACTACGTCAAGAAGGGCACCCAGCTCTACATCGAAGGCAAGATCCAAACCCGCTCCTGGGACGACAAAGAGTCCGGCCAGAAGAAATACAAGACTGAGATCCTCGTCAACGAGCTCACCCTCCTCGGCGGAGCTCCCGGCGGACGCAGCGAAGGCGGCAGCGGCGGCTACTCCAAGTCCAGCACTGCCAGCTTCGACCAGCGCACCCCGTCCAGCCAGCCCGACTACGCCGACCAGGGCATCACCGACGACGACATCCCGTTTTAG
- a CDS encoding TIGR03118 family protein, with amino-acid sequence MQSYRHRESSGVRATCNRFLALCLALTASSGHAFAQAAGTYQITNLISDGSVPAITTDPNFVNPWGISIGTDFWINTAATGFDYVALTNGTIPFKVVVPAASGGTTTTGTPTGTVFVGSANGFNQPDGSKAVFLFSSLDGTISAWNPALGTANSVAQITVNNSAAGAVYTDMALMTNANGTFILASNFGPKPSIDVFDSNYQAAKLPGTFTDPNLPAGYAPFAVHTIGTQVFVTYAMQSVTTTSVPTPTSPTGYIVPQSASANPRSVQQVPGPGNGIVSVFDTNGNFVARAITGGNLNAPWGMALAPSTFGIYGGDLLVGNFGDGIINVYDPKSFAYLGQITDTNGKSVIYPSLWEITFGTANYGDVNSLYFTAGLSSESHGLFGVISNNPTPTGTPTFGVSASNSVSTIAAGSSSQMVVSVAPTNNFSGTVTLACSGLPAGATCNFSPSQLSVSPMSSALSTVTIQTSKSGAMLTPPFGMSASHAAAISAALLLPFGSLMLFTNRRRSEKQKQLFLLSLSAFVLLSVGVIAGCSNYMAPASAAMTPAPTAPTTPTTPGTPTGQSQVTITATAGSITQSTVVGLTVQ; translated from the coding sequence ATGCAAAGCTATCGTCACAGGGAATCATCAGGCGTCAGGGCCACGTGCAACAGATTTTTAGCCCTCTGCCTCGCGCTCACGGCTTCATCGGGTCATGCATTCGCACAAGCAGCTGGGACCTATCAAATTACCAATCTCATCTCCGACGGCTCCGTACCGGCCATCACGACTGATCCCAACTTCGTCAACCCCTGGGGCATCTCCATTGGCACTGACTTCTGGATCAACACTGCCGCCACAGGCTTCGATTACGTCGCTCTGACGAACGGCACCATCCCTTTCAAGGTCGTCGTTCCAGCCGCATCTGGGGGCACCACCACGACCGGCACACCCACCGGCACTGTTTTTGTTGGCTCCGCAAACGGTTTTAACCAGCCTGACGGATCGAAGGCAGTCTTCCTCTTCTCCTCACTCGACGGCACAATATCGGCCTGGAACCCGGCTCTGGGCACCGCGAACAGTGTTGCCCAGATTACAGTCAACAACAGCGCCGCCGGGGCCGTCTACACAGACATGGCGCTGATGACCAACGCCAACGGCACCTTCATTCTCGCCTCCAACTTCGGTCCCAAGCCCAGCATCGACGTCTTCGACAGCAACTATCAAGCTGCCAAACTCCCCGGAACCTTCACCGACCCTAACCTTCCCGCAGGTTACGCACCCTTCGCTGTCCACACAATCGGCACGCAGGTGTTCGTTACTTACGCGATGCAAAGCGTCACCACAACCTCCGTACCGACTCCGACGTCACCAACGGGCTATATCGTGCCGCAAAGCGCCTCGGCGAATCCGCGTTCTGTCCAGCAGGTCCCCGGCCCCGGTAATGGTATCGTCAGCGTCTTCGATACCAACGGCAACTTTGTGGCCCGCGCCATCACCGGCGGCAACCTTAATGCTCCATGGGGAATGGCACTCGCCCCGTCCACCTTCGGCATCTACGGCGGCGACCTGCTTGTAGGCAACTTCGGCGACGGCATCATCAACGTCTACGACCCCAAGAGCTTCGCCTATCTGGGGCAGATTACCGACACCAACGGCAAATCTGTCATCTATCCCTCCCTCTGGGAGATCACCTTCGGCACCGCCAATTACGGCGACGTCAACTCTCTCTACTTCACCGCTGGCCTTTCGAGCGAATCCCACGGACTCTTCGGCGTCATCTCCAACAACCCAACCCCAACCGGCACGCCGACCTTCGGAGTTAGCGCTTCCAACTCCGTCTCCACCATTGCAGCCGGATCCTCCAGCCAGATGGTCGTCAGCGTGGCACCCACCAACAACTTCAGCGGGACCGTCACTCTCGCCTGCAGCGGTCTGCCTGCGGGTGCAACCTGCAACTTCTCGCCCAGCCAACTCTCAGTCTCTCCTATGTCCAGCGCCCTCAGCACCGTCACCATTCAGACGTCAAAGAGCGGCGCAATGCTGACTCCACCTTTTGGAATGTCGGCATCCCATGCAGCAGCAATCTCCGCAGCCCTGTTGCTTCCGTTCGGCTCGCTCATGCTCTTCACCAATCGCCGGCGGTCCGAAAAGCAGAAGCAGCTCTTTCTTCTAAGCCTCTCAGCCTTCGTTCTCCTGTCGGTGGGGGTCATCGCCGGCTGTTCGAACTACATGGCACCCGCGAGCGCCGCAATGACCCCTGCTCCAACGGCACCCACGACACCAACGACTCCCGGCACACCCACCGGTCAGTCCCAGGTCACAATCACCGCGACTGCCGGCTCTATCACGCAGAGCACCGTCGTCGGGCTCACTGTTCAATAA
- the cyaY gene encoding iron donor protein CyaY translates to MLDESAFRRHSDDALESLKQSLIAAEDDADGAFEFEDNNGVMNIIFGDGSSKFVVTPNTPIRQIWISALATSYKLDWSEDASVFALPKTGEDLKTLIQRLLREHLNDSTITLT, encoded by the coding sequence ATGCTCGACGAATCCGCCTTCCGCCGCCACTCCGACGACGCCCTCGAATCCCTTAAGCAGTCCCTCATCGCCGCCGAAGACGACGCTGACGGCGCCTTCGAGTTCGAGGATAACAACGGCGTCATGAACATCATCTTCGGAGACGGCTCCAGCAAGTTCGTCGTCACGCCCAACACTCCTATCCGCCAGATCTGGATCTCCGCCCTCGCTACCAGCTACAAGCTCGACTGGTCCGAAGACGCCAGCGTCTTTGCCCTACCCAAAACCGGCGAAGACCTCAAGACCCTCATCCAGCGGCTGCTCCGCGAACACCTCAACGACTCCACCATCACCCTGACGTAG
- a CDS encoding zinc-dependent metalloprotease, translated as MRSRLALGLLLLATSFPVLTAQSSTPTIASKTAGMNRIDGLLPITWDAKAGKLYLEIPHFDAAGNSQDFLYTHSLPYGTGSNDLGLDRGQISEGAIVRFQRTGPKVLLVQPNEAFRSSSTDSAEQLAVRQSFPESVLYGFKVEAEDPSGAVLVDATSFFVRDAHGVAETLTHLKQGTFKLDDSRSTISLDSTRAFPRNTEVEAILTFTTDDPSKGEFVTNVTPDPHALTVRQHQSFIQLPDPGFTPRRFDPRAGYYPISWRDYTAPLGANLDQQFITRHRLIKKDPSCKTACEPVAPIQYYVDRGAPEPIRTALLEGARWWDQAFQAAGWAKGTFRVDILPADADPMDVRYNIIQWVHRYTRGWSYGEGVTDPRTGEIIKGNVTLGSLRGRQDYLIAEALLSPYVTGQTITPANDPMLQMVLQRIRQLAAHETGHTLGLAHNFAASAFGTTLPNGTSVMDYPHPYIALGPNGIPDLSHAYAVNIGDWDKVSIDYGYREFDQSAKPTEDTAALNNILEASQKRGLIFISDADARPLGSAHPNAHLWDNGADPATELERILTIRKAALARFGENAIKPGTPMAQLEDTLVPLYLLHRYQTEATIKQIGGLDYTYALRGDGQLVTKIVAPADQKKALTAVLVTLSPDFLTLPEPLLAILPPRPMGLPHTRESFPSQTGLTFDPIATAEASADLTLTVLLDPARASRLVQYHMREPAAPSLRGVLESVSKVTAERTDGGHTMSSEVGRAVETRALEAMFALAMNPVASSQARAITRSHINDVYKEITTAPPLTDTAEAIHRAALIERIQEFQRDPAKFTPAKPIEAPPGMPIGNDEEM; from the coding sequence ATGCGCTCACGTCTGGCCCTCGGCCTCCTGCTCCTGGCGACCTCGTTCCCCGTCCTCACAGCCCAGTCCTCGACACCGACCATCGCCAGCAAAACCGCCGGCATGAACCGCATCGACGGCCTTCTGCCCATCACCTGGGACGCCAAAGCCGGCAAGCTCTACCTCGAGATCCCCCACTTCGACGCCGCTGGCAATAGCCAGGACTTCCTCTACACCCACTCCCTCCCCTACGGCACCGGCTCCAACGACCTCGGCCTCGACCGCGGCCAGATCTCCGAAGGCGCCATCGTCCGATTCCAGCGCACCGGCCCCAAAGTCCTCCTCGTCCAGCCGAACGAAGCCTTCCGCTCCTCCTCTACCGACTCCGCCGAACAACTCGCCGTCCGCCAGTCCTTTCCCGAGTCGGTTCTCTACGGCTTCAAAGTCGAGGCCGAAGACCCCAGCGGAGCCGTCCTCGTCGACGCCACCAGCTTCTTCGTCCGTGACGCCCACGGCGTAGCCGAAACCCTCACCCACCTCAAGCAAGGTACCTTCAAACTCGACGACTCCCGCTCGACCATCTCGCTCGACTCCACCAGAGCCTTCCCCCGCAACACCGAGGTCGAGGCCATCCTCACCTTCACCACCGACGACCCCTCCAAGGGCGAGTTCGTCACCAACGTCACCCCCGATCCCCACGCCCTCACCGTCCGCCAGCACCAGTCCTTCATCCAGCTTCCTGACCCCGGCTTCACCCCGCGCCGCTTCGATCCCCGCGCCGGCTACTACCCCATCTCATGGCGCGATTACACCGCCCCGCTCGGCGCGAATCTCGATCAACAATTCATCACCCGCCATCGCCTCATCAAAAAAGACCCCTCCTGCAAAACCGCCTGCGAACCGGTAGCCCCCATTCAGTACTACGTCGATCGCGGAGCACCCGAGCCCATCCGCACCGCACTCCTCGAAGGTGCTCGCTGGTGGGACCAGGCCTTCCAGGCCGCAGGCTGGGCTAAAGGCACCTTCCGTGTCGACATCCTTCCCGCCGACGCCGACCCCATGGACGTCCGCTACAACATCATCCAGTGGGTGCACCGCTACACCCGCGGCTGGAGCTACGGCGAGGGCGTTACCGACCCACGCACCGGCGAGATCATCAAAGGCAACGTCACCCTCGGCTCCCTTCGCGGCCGCCAGGACTACCTCATAGCCGAAGCCCTCCTCTCGCCCTACGTCACCGGCCAGACCATCACACCAGCCAACGACCCCATGCTCCAGATGGTCCTCCAGCGCATCCGCCAGCTAGCCGCGCACGAGACCGGCCACACCCTCGGCCTCGCGCATAACTTCGCCGCCAGCGCCTTCGGAACCACTCTGCCTAACGGCACCTCCGTAATGGACTACCCCCACCCCTACATCGCCCTCGGCCCCAACGGTATCCCCGACCTCTCCCACGCCTACGCCGTAAACATCGGAGACTGGGACAAAGTCTCCATCGACTACGGCTACCGCGAGTTCGACCAATCAGCAAAGCCCACCGAAGACACAGCCGCCCTCAACAACATCCTCGAAGCCAGCCAGAAGCGTGGTCTCATCTTTATCTCCGACGCAGACGCCCGCCCCCTCGGCAGCGCTCACCCGAACGCACACCTCTGGGACAACGGAGCTGATCCCGCAACGGAGCTGGAACGTATCCTGACCATCCGCAAAGCCGCACTCGCCCGCTTCGGCGAAAACGCCATCAAGCCCGGCACCCCCATGGCCCAGCTTGAAGACACCCTCGTTCCCCTCTACCTCCTACATCGCTACCAGACCGAAGCCACCATCAAGCAGATCGGCGGCCTCGACTACACGTACGCCCTTCGTGGAGACGGGCAGCTCGTCACAAAAATCGTCGCCCCCGCTGACCAGAAAAAAGCCCTCACCGCCGTCCTCGTCACCCTCTCGCCCGACTTCCTCACCCTCCCCGAGCCACTGCTCGCCATCCTCCCACCCCGTCCCATGGGCCTCCCCCACACCCGCGAGTCCTTCCCTTCGCAGACCGGCCTCACCTTCGACCCCATTGCCACAGCTGAGGCCTCCGCCGACCTCACCCTCACCGTTCTCCTCGACCCCGCTCGCGCCTCCCGTCTCGTCCAGTACCACATGCGCGAACCCGCCGCCCCCTCCCTCCGCGGAGTCCTCGAATCCGTCTCCAAAGTCACCGCCGAACGCACCGACGGAGGCCACACCATGTCATCCGAGGTAGGCCGCGCCGTCGAAACCCGCGCACTGGAAGCCATGTTCGCCCTCGCGATGAACCCCGTCGCTTCCAGCCAGGCCCGCGCCATCACCCGCTCGCACATCAACGACGTCTACAAAGAAATAACCACCGCCCCACCGCTCACGGACACCGCCGAAGCCATCCACCGCGCCGCCCTCATCGAACGCATCCAGGAGTTCCAGCGCGACCCAGCCAAATTTACCCCAGCCAAACCCATCGAAGCCCCACCCGGCATGCCCATCGGCAACGACGAAGAGATGTAA